One window of Erwinia aphidicola genomic DNA carries:
- a CDS encoding AAA family ATPase, with the protein MSISIKKVELFKIHNRYNLSINLDEGLNVIHGKNGAGKTTFIHIIANIVNCDYVRFAFLNFEEIIATYNNGVRVCIRKFALNGNQIIKVLHETGDEIEFSVSEAVESLREVETDRYVRELKPKLLSIIDDFVKRNELKKTSCSYFPAFRTMLEAWNTYPDNDFERRHYRSGIVQKKVNSFARNLFGKFLPSINYPSPIDIEERIKDEIRNAQVNIGRYEGKVFSESFVKVFSALIEQNSIDEIKPNEVLTEIQKLAKPQDKALQIDYYEEYSKINDEIRTLVSSGAKGDVGNSVAGALVVYRDALKARQEFQINSFAQINKYFTSVNSFLEDKTLKYDFDMERRNPKVGLKFPDGTWSSIRVMSSGERQLLTMLYATSKMSSDAIVLIDEPELSLHIDWQEDLLKNMLSQLGGRQIIVCTHSPSIATGYEHCMKAIVPLFVSSVSEEGEIDFDEDESI; encoded by the coding sequence ATGAGTATAAGTATCAAAAAGGTTGAGTTATTCAAAATTCATAATAGATACAATTTATCTATAAATCTTGATGAAGGGTTAAATGTTATCCACGGAAAGAATGGTGCAGGGAAGACGACATTTATTCATATAATAGCAAATATTGTCAATTGCGATTATGTTAGGTTCGCATTTTTAAATTTTGAGGAGATTATTGCAACTTATAATAATGGTGTAAGGGTTTGCATTAGAAAGTTCGCATTAAACGGTAATCAGATTATAAAAGTTTTACATGAAACAGGGGATGAGATAGAATTTTCGGTATCTGAGGCTGTTGAATCTTTGAGGGAAGTCGAAACTGACCGCTATGTAAGAGAACTTAAGCCTAAGTTATTATCAATAATCGATGATTTTGTCAAGAGGAATGAATTGAAGAAAACTTCATGTTCTTACTTCCCTGCCTTTAGAACGATGCTAGAAGCATGGAATACATATCCTGATAATGATTTTGAACGTAGGCATTACAGAAGCGGAATTGTTCAGAAGAAAGTAAACAGTTTTGCAAGAAATTTATTTGGAAAATTTTTACCAAGCATTAACTATCCATCCCCAATAGATATTGAGGAACGAATTAAGGATGAAATAAGAAACGCACAAGTAAACATTGGACGATATGAAGGTAAGGTCTTTTCGGAGTCCTTTGTGAAAGTTTTTTCTGCTTTGATTGAGCAAAACTCTATTGATGAGATAAAACCAAATGAGGTTTTAACTGAAATTCAAAAATTAGCAAAGCCACAAGATAAAGCGTTGCAAATTGATTATTATGAAGAATATTCTAAGATAAATGATGAAATCAGAACTTTAGTTAGTTCTGGAGCTAAGGGTGACGTGGGTAATTCTGTTGCCGGAGCCTTAGTTGTTTATAGGGATGCCCTTAAAGCTCGCCAAGAATTTCAAATAAATTCGTTTGCTCAAATTAATAAGTATTTTACATCGGTAAATTCATTTCTAGAAGATAAAACATTAAAATATGATTTTGATATGGAAAGAAGAAATCCTAAAGTAGGGCTGAAATTTCCGGATGGAACATGGAGTAGTATACGTGTAATGTCATCTGGAGAGAGACAATTATTGACTATGCTATATGCGACATCAAAAATGAGCTCTGATGCAATTGTTCTAATTGACGAGCCTGAACTTTCTCTACATATAGATTGGCAAGAGGATCTTTTAAAAAATATGCTATCACAATTGGGAGGGCGACAAATTATTGTTTGTACACATTCCCCATCAATTGCGACAGGCTATGAACATTGTATGAAAGCAATAGTTCCACTTTTTGTTTCATCTGTAAGCGAAGAAGGTGAGATTGATTTTGATGAGGATGAAAGCATATGA
- a CDS encoding methyl-accepting chemotaxis protein — protein sequence MSLRKYMLIGLGILLLTALMSTLSGLNNLNRSNTSLNDINQEIGVILSVIDPINHSRTFQVHLSHYIFERNQGEGQRAAEYLALAKAVLAKADAAFDNFSATQLLADEGALRERYRASYLALRQQGLQPMLAAAERNDDAAYNGALLRVGELTRAFEKNLDAELLLHERYSQRLNETASSNFRSGMAIGAALLVFTLLLMAWMLFIVRSKLISPLHQAVSLAEHIERGDLTSRLNARSNIDEVAQLSRAMRSMNGQLSSMVGGIRTIVSKVQEASGEIALRNQHLDRRTHQQSCAVVETAASMEEITATVKNTTESVKKASQLSHSVLTNAAKGGEVIAEVVTTMNQIAESSERINDITSVINGIAAQTNILALNAAVEAARAGEQGRGFAVVAGEVRNLAQRCSGAAKEIASLIDESRSRVKTGTERVNHAGASMGEILQQVSEVNQLMSDIAEASDQQSKGIEQIGQAIHELDTTTQQNADLVRQSSNDASTLEQDAGHLASMVEVFRIAS from the coding sequence ATGTCTTTAAGAAAATATATGCTGATTGGCCTTGGCATCTTGCTGCTGACAGCGCTGATGAGCACCCTCTCCGGCCTGAATAATCTTAACCGCTCGAATACCTCGCTTAACGATATTAACCAGGAGATCGGCGTCATTCTGTCGGTGATCGACCCGATCAACCACAGCCGCACTTTCCAGGTGCATCTGAGCCATTATATTTTTGAGCGTAATCAGGGGGAGGGGCAGCGTGCGGCTGAGTACCTGGCGCTGGCGAAAGCGGTGCTGGCGAAGGCCGACGCGGCTTTTGACAATTTCAGCGCGACGCAGCTGCTGGCAGATGAAGGTGCCCTGCGAGAGCGTTATCGCGCCAGCTATCTGGCTCTGCGCCAGCAGGGATTGCAGCCAATGCTGGCGGCGGCAGAGCGCAATGACGACGCTGCCTATAACGGTGCGCTGCTCAGAGTGGGCGAGCTGACGCGGGCGTTTGAGAAAAACCTCGATGCCGAGCTGTTGCTGCATGAACGTTATTCGCAGCGGCTGAACGAGACGGCGAGCAGCAACTTCCGCTCCGGCATGGCGATTGGCGCTGCGCTGCTGGTCTTCACGCTGCTGCTGATGGCGTGGATGCTATTCATCGTGCGCAGCAAGCTGATTTCCCCGCTGCATCAGGCGGTGTCGCTGGCGGAGCACATTGAGCGCGGGGATTTAACCTCGCGGCTTAACGCCCGTAGCAATATTGATGAAGTGGCGCAGCTGAGCCGCGCAATGCGCTCAATGAACGGGCAGCTCAGCAGCATGGTGGGCGGTATCCGCACTATCGTCAGCAAGGTGCAGGAGGCGTCGGGTGAAATCGCTCTGCGCAATCAGCACCTCGATCGCCGCACGCATCAGCAGTCCTGCGCGGTGGTTGAGACCGCAGCCAGTATGGAAGAGATTACCGCGACGGTAAAAAACACCACGGAGAGCGTTAAAAAAGCCAGCCAGCTTTCGCACAGCGTATTGACCAACGCCGCTAAGGGCGGGGAGGTGATTGCGGAAGTGGTGACCACGATGAATCAGATTGCTGAGAGTTCGGAGCGCATAAACGACATCACCAGCGTGATCAACGGCATTGCCGCTCAGACCAATATTTTGGCGCTGAACGCGGCAGTTGAAGCGGCGCGCGCCGGGGAACAGGGCCGCGGCTTTGCGGTCGTGGCGGGGGAGGTGCGTAATTTGGCCCAGCGCTGTTCCGGGGCGGCAAAAGAGATCGCCAGTCTGATCGACGAGTCGCGCAGCCGGGTGAAAACCGGCACCGAGCGTGTCAATCATGCCGGTGCCAGCATGGGTGAGATTTTGCAGCAGGTTAGCGAGGTGAATCAGCTGATGAGTGATATTGCCGAGGCTTCTGACCAGCAGAGTAAGGGCATTGAGCAGATTGGCCAGGCGATCCATGAGCTGGACACTACCACCCAGCAGAACGCTGACCTGGTACGCCAGTCGTCGAACGATGCCAGCACGCTGGAGCAGGACGCCGGTCATCTGGCGAGCATGGTAGAGGTGTTCCGGATAGCGAGTTAG
- a CDS encoding Hcp family type VI secretion system effector: MAIPAYLWLKDDGGADIKGSVDVNGREGSIEVLGFNHNVSIPVDGRNGKITGTRTHGVMSLEKEFDSSSPYLYKAVSKGQTLKSGELWWYKINDAGQEVGYFVMNMENIKLVSISPAMINSKDPAHMHLNHLESISLMYEIITWRYVDGNIIFSDSWNER; encoded by the coding sequence ATGGCCATTCCAGCCTATTTGTGGTTAAAAGATGATGGTGGTGCCGATATTAAGGGATCTGTAGATGTTAATGGTCGTGAGGGAAGTATAGAAGTCCTAGGTTTCAATCATAATGTAAGCATACCTGTAGATGGGAGAAATGGGAAAATTACGGGAACACGAACTCATGGAGTGATGTCTCTTGAAAAAGAGTTCGATAGTTCATCTCCTTACCTCTATAAAGCTGTATCTAAAGGTCAAACACTTAAATCTGGTGAGTTATGGTGGTATAAAATTAATGATGCAGGGCAGGAGGTTGGATACTTTGTAATGAACATGGAAAATATCAAGTTGGTATCAATATCACCAGCAATGATTAACTCCAAAGATCCTGCTCATATGCATTTAAATCACCTTGAGTCTATTTCATTGATGTATGAAATAATAACTTGGCGTTATGTGGATGGAAATATTATTTTTTCAGACTCTTGGAATGAGAGATAG
- a CDS encoding AbrB/MazE/SpoVT family DNA-binding domain-containing protein — protein sequence MLISKLHKVEGSIMLTIQPALLDVLQLNVGAKVGMAVDAGRLIVEAQSRPRYTLEQLLAQCGSHAEISSDDSELLNNKPVGGELI from the coding sequence ATGTTGATTTCAAAGTTGCATAAAGTTGAAGGCTCTATCATGCTGACAATACAACCTGCGCTACTGGATGTTTTGCAGCTAAATGTTGGAGCGAAAGTAGGTATGGCTGTAGATGCTGGTCGACTGATTGTGGAGGCACAATCTCGCCCGCGCTACACGCTTGAGCAACTTCTTGCTCAATGTGGCAGTCATGCTGAAATTTCATCTGATGATAGTGAATTGCTGAATAATAAACCTGTGGGTGGAGAGTTAATTTGA
- a CDS encoding chemotaxis protein CheW, protein MLSTGSHSAAADAAVQKYLVFRLGNEEYGIDILKVQEIRGCDRVTRIPNVPDFITGVTNLRGVIVPIVDLRTRFELPVVAEDDSAVVIVLNLKERVMGIVVDGVADVLSLNDSQIKPTPDVSSVMTSRYLEGLGVLDKRMVILVNIEMLLSREEMHVVGSMVDALAE, encoded by the coding sequence ATGCTATCAACCGGCAGTCATTCTGCTGCGGCCGATGCTGCAGTACAAAAGTATCTGGTCTTCCGCCTGGGAAATGAAGAGTACGGCATCGATATTTTAAAGGTACAGGAGATCCGCGGCTGCGACCGCGTAACGCGCATCCCCAACGTGCCGGACTTTATTACCGGCGTCACCAACCTGCGCGGCGTCATTGTCCCGATCGTTGATTTACGCACGCGCTTCGAGCTGCCGGTGGTGGCGGAAGATGACAGCGCGGTGGTGATCGTGCTGAACCTGAAAGAGCGGGTGATGGGCATTGTGGTCGATGGCGTGGCGGATGTGCTGTCGCTGAACGACAGCCAGATCAAACCCACCCCGGACGTCTCTTCGGTGATGACCAGCCGCTATCTTGAGGGGCTGGGCGTGCTGGATAAGCGCATGGTGATCCTGGTGAATATCGAAATGCTGCTGAGCCGCGAAGAGATGCACGTGGTCGGCTCGATGGTTGATGCCCTCGCGGAATAA
- a CDS encoding type II toxin-antitoxin system PemK/MazF family toxin, producing the protein MERGEIWLVSLASTLGHQQQGTRPVMIVSPGAFNRMTGTPVVLPVTNGGNFARIAGFAVPLDDAGMRTVGVVRCDRPRALDMASRHGRKLEDALAEIVEDVMARLATIFE; encoded by the coding sequence ATGGAAAGAGGGGAGATTTGGCTCGTCTCACTTGCCTCTACTTTGGGACATCAGCAGCAGGGAACGCGGCCAGTTATGATAGTTTCGCCTGGTGCTTTTAACCGAATGACCGGAACACCAGTCGTGCTGCCTGTTACTAATGGCGGCAACTTTGCCCGTATAGCAGGATTTGCAGTGCCGCTGGATGACGCGGGTATGCGCACCGTCGGTGTAGTCCGCTGCGATCGACCACGCGCTCTGGATATGGCTTCACGACACGGCAGGAAACTGGAGGATGCTCTAGCAGAAATAGTTGAAGATGTGATGGCTCGGCTAGCGACGATTTTTGAATAA
- a CDS encoding site-specific integrase, with protein MTVRKLPSGKWICECYPGGRDGKRLRKQFATKGEAVAYENHIMGETESKPWLGEKQDSRHLSEIINLWYSLYGQTLSSPEKLLNKLKMICHNLGDPLAVDVTPGVFTSFRERRLKGEAVDVYGVPMAAIKPKTANLDQSNLSAVFGTLKKLGHWKAPNPIAGIPLFKITQSELTFLSQQEIKKVLDACVESLNPDLLMVTRICLATGARWSEAEKLNRSQVTQYRVTFTKTKGKKNRTVPISKELYGEIPNKHGRLFQPCRKAFERAIKRAGIDLPEGQCTHVLRHTFASHFMMNGGNILVLREILGHADIKMTMVYAHFAPDHLDDAVTKNPLSNLTWTRK; from the coding sequence ATGACTGTACGTAAATTGCCATCCGGGAAATGGATTTGTGAATGCTACCCCGGAGGCAGAGATGGAAAACGGCTGCGCAAGCAATTTGCCACTAAAGGCGAAGCGGTAGCCTATGAAAATCACATCATGGGCGAAACTGAGAGCAAGCCTTGGCTCGGTGAAAAGCAAGACAGCCGCCATTTGTCCGAAATTATCAATCTGTGGTATTCCCTGTACGGGCAGACTTTATCTTCACCGGAAAAGCTTCTTAACAAGCTGAAAATGATTTGCCACAACTTAGGCGATCCCCTGGCAGTTGACGTTACGCCGGGCGTGTTTACGTCTTTCAGAGAAAGACGGCTCAAAGGTGAGGCTGTCGACGTTTACGGCGTTCCAATGGCAGCGATCAAACCGAAGACCGCCAATTTAGATCAGAGCAATTTATCTGCCGTTTTTGGGACTTTGAAGAAATTAGGGCATTGGAAAGCACCTAATCCAATCGCTGGCATACCATTATTTAAAATTACTCAAAGTGAATTAACATTTTTAAGTCAGCAGGAAATTAAAAAAGTCTTAGACGCATGCGTTGAATCATTAAACCCTGATTTACTAATGGTTACCCGAATTTGTTTAGCTACAGGAGCAAGGTGGAGTGAGGCAGAAAAACTAAACAGATCGCAAGTTACTCAATATCGTGTTACGTTCACCAAAACTAAAGGCAAAAAGAACAGAACCGTTCCCATCAGCAAAGAACTGTACGGAGAAATCCCCAACAAGCATGGAAGGTTATTTCAGCCATGCAGAAAGGCATTTGAAAGGGCTATAAAACGCGCTGGAATAGACCTACCCGAAGGGCAATGCACGCATGTTTTAAGACACACCTTTGCAAGTCATTTTATGATGAATGGTGGTAACATTCTGGTATTAAGAGAAATACTCGGTCATGCCGATATAAAGATGACAATGGTCTATGCCCATTTCGCCCCCGACCATTTGGATGATGCAGTTACAAAAAACCCCCTATCCAATTTAACTTGGACAAGAAAATGA
- a CDS encoding DUF4435 domain-containing protein, whose translation MSELAYTVDTYLTAISISTKKRVLVEGRYDRQHLNNLLSVVAPHNKIHIDAAQYIKSSDKGINKNNRKKVEAIHQGSVELGIDNVYFLCDREFRSFSVADVIKDDLEGHYSSNKLHWTYGHSMENYFFHKNILIDAYRYLFSGENKNLSFNLFERIIDSSFQLIAALTLASREMQRLTFPLSLVTWRDFIIQDDKIFLKKRTDLTWQDCEDNNSFYDFYHEYFSITSTSPPIVCSRISRGHTAMIILQRVFSACVFNINNNENKSLAEEGANKFSNISEEIIANALSESWVRKIDRSQHNYPVSLFDVIVG comes from the coding sequence ATGAGTGAACTCGCTTATACTGTAGACACATACTTAACAGCAATTTCAATAAGCACGAAAAAAAGAGTACTTGTTGAGGGTAGATACGATCGTCAACATCTCAATAATTTGCTTTCAGTAGTTGCTCCACATAACAAAATCCATATTGATGCAGCCCAATACATAAAGTCAAGTGATAAGGGAATCAACAAGAATAACAGAAAAAAAGTTGAGGCTATCCATCAAGGATCGGTAGAACTGGGTATAGATAACGTTTACTTTCTGTGCGACAGAGAGTTTAGAAGTTTTTCCGTAGCAGATGTTATTAAAGATGACTTAGAAGGGCATTACTCGAGCAATAAGTTACATTGGACATATGGACATTCAATGGAAAATTACTTTTTTCATAAGAATATTCTAATAGATGCATATAGGTATCTTTTTTCAGGGGAAAATAAAAATTTATCATTTAATTTGTTTGAAAGAATCATAGATTCATCTTTTCAGCTAATTGCAGCTCTTACGTTAGCATCAAGAGAAATGCAAAGATTAACATTCCCACTATCGCTAGTTACATGGAGAGATTTTATAATACAAGACGATAAAATTTTTCTTAAGAAAAGAACAGATCTCACTTGGCAAGATTGTGAAGATAATAATAGTTTTTATGATTTTTATCATGAGTATTTTTCGATTACTTCTACGTCTCCTCCAATTGTGTGTTCAAGGATCAGTAGAGGGCATACTGCGATGATTATTTTGCAAAGGGTTTTTTCAGCATGTGTTTTTAACATAAATAATAATGAAAATAAATCTCTTGCTGAGGAAGGTGCAAATAAATTTAGCAATATAAGTGAGGAGATTATCGCCAATGCTTTGTCTGAAAGTTGGGTTAGAAAGATTGACCGATCACAGCATAATTATCCAGTAAGTTTGTTTGATGTTATAGTGGGCTGA
- the motB gene encoding flagellar motor protein MotB produces MKGTTTIIRARKRKHKKHAHHGGTWKIAYADFMTAMMAFFLVMWLLSASTPMQRELIADYFRMPLKPTMANGNKTSYSESIIPGGGDDPMKQDGEVFKRKVDHLDRFKNVQSLKSAKARLEAMIETDPRLSDFKSNLLLTLTDDGLMIQITDSQERPMFRTGSETPAPYMNGILQALVPLLNQLPNQISLTGHTDSVPYAAGNSGYSNWELSAGRANAARRVLVRAGLDDGRFLRVIGTGSRMGLANITPDNPMNRRISILVLSKLKERQVLEENTVLQQPDAKLPQGTTVTAVQGDYDGRE; encoded by the coding sequence ATGAAGGGCACCACCACCATCATCCGCGCGCGCAAGCGTAAGCATAAAAAACATGCTCACCATGGCGGCACCTGGAAAATCGCCTACGCCGATTTTATGACCGCCATGATGGCCTTCTTCCTGGTGATGTGGCTGCTTTCAGCCTCGACGCCGATGCAGCGCGAGCTGATCGCCGACTACTTCCGCATGCCGCTTAAGCCGACCATGGCCAACGGTAACAAAACCAGCTACAGCGAGAGCATTATTCCGGGAGGCGGCGACGACCCGATGAAGCAGGATGGCGAAGTGTTTAAGCGCAAGGTCGATCATCTGGACCGCTTTAAGAACGTGCAGAGCCTGAAAAGTGCCAAAGCGCGGCTGGAGGCGATGATTGAAACCGACCCGCGCCTCAGCGACTTCAAATCCAACCTGCTGCTGACGCTGACCGACGATGGCCTGATGATTCAGATCACCGACAGCCAGGAGCGGCCGATGTTCCGCACCGGCAGCGAGACGCCCGCGCCCTATATGAACGGCATTCTGCAGGCACTGGTACCGCTGCTGAACCAGCTGCCAAACCAGATCAGCCTGACCGGCCACACCGATTCGGTGCCTTACGCCGCGGGCAATAGCGGCTACAGCAACTGGGAGCTGTCCGCGGGCCGTGCCAATGCTGCGCGCCGCGTGCTGGTCAGGGCCGGGCTGGATGACGGGCGCTTCCTGCGCGTGATCGGCACCGGCAGCCGCATGGGGCTGGCGAACATCACGCCGGACAACCCGATGAACCGCCGCATCAGCATTCTGGTCCTGAGCAAGCTGAAAGAGCGCCAGGTGCTGGAAGAGAATACCGTCCTGCAGCAGCCGGACGCGAAGCTGCCGCAGGGAACAACCGTGACCGCAGTGCAGGGTGATTACGATGGACGTGAATGA
- the cheA gene encoding chemotaxis protein CheA, which yields MDVNEFSQVFFAEAEELLSEMEQQLLQLDIVNPDIEQLNGIFRVAHSLKGGAGTFGFNVLQETTHILENLLDKARCGEMQLSREMINLFLESKDIMQAQLEAYQSSQEPDEESFRYICEALQHIAQLEKGGAIEHVPAAAPAADAPARHDRLMITLSRLGLDDQTLLRDELANLGEIISYQPAEAGMTVELETSVAADDISAVLCFVLDESQIAIQPIAAAAAAPPAPPAPAVPASPPSGEPAAKSAAPKRPASSESGSIRVAVEKVDQIINQVGELIITQAIFSQLTAQLDPAKYGMLLSSVAQLERNARELQQSVMSIRMMPMDYVFSRFPRLVHDLGSRLKKDVALTLKGGSAELDKSLIERIIDPLTHLVRNSLDHGIEEKEERLRKGKSATGNLTLSAEHHGGNIVIEVIDDGAGLPRDKLLAKARARGTQISDSAPDEEVWMLIFAAGFSTAENVTDVSGRGVGMDVVRRNILAMGGHVEVHSVRDKGTTIRILLPLTLAILDGMSVKVGDEIYVLPLNVVMESLKPSDDMLYQFVGNSRLVQVRGEYLPLIELRQAFAVPGEASGDDGIIVIVQSGGCRYALWVDQLIGQHQVVVKNLEHNYRKVPGISAATILGDGSVALILDVIELAGLRDLPAAQKGVNQ from the coding sequence ATGGACGTGAATGAATTTTCTCAGGTGTTCTTCGCCGAGGCGGAGGAGCTGCTGTCCGAGATGGAGCAGCAGCTGCTGCAGCTGGATATCGTTAATCCTGATATCGAACAGCTGAACGGCATCTTCCGCGTGGCCCACTCGCTGAAGGGCGGGGCGGGGACGTTCGGCTTTAATGTGCTGCAGGAGACCACGCACATTCTGGAGAACCTGCTGGATAAAGCGCGCTGCGGCGAAATGCAGCTGAGCCGCGAGATGATTAACCTTTTTCTGGAAAGTAAGGACATTATGCAAGCGCAGCTGGAAGCCTACCAGTCGTCGCAGGAACCGGATGAGGAGAGCTTCCGCTATATCTGTGAAGCGCTCCAGCACATCGCGCAGCTGGAGAAGGGTGGCGCGATCGAGCATGTTCCCGCCGCTGCCCCGGCAGCAGACGCTCCTGCCCGCCATGACCGCCTGATGATTACGCTGTCGCGGCTGGGTTTAGACGATCAGACGCTGCTGCGCGATGAGCTGGCGAATCTCGGTGAGATTATCAGCTATCAGCCAGCGGAAGCCGGGATGACGGTGGAGCTGGAGACCAGCGTTGCGGCTGATGATATCAGCGCGGTGCTGTGCTTTGTGCTCGACGAATCGCAGATTGCGATCCAGCCGATCGCCGCCGCCGCCGCTGCGCCGCCGGCTCCCCCTGCGCCAGCCGTCCCCGCCTCACCGCCGTCTGGCGAACCCGCAGCAAAGTCTGCCGCCCCTAAACGCCCGGCCAGTTCCGAATCCGGCAGCATCCGCGTGGCGGTGGAGAAGGTAGACCAGATTATTAATCAGGTTGGCGAGCTGATTATCACCCAGGCGATCTTTTCGCAGCTGACGGCGCAGCTCGACCCGGCCAAATACGGCATGCTGCTCAGCAGCGTGGCGCAGCTGGAACGTAACGCGCGCGAGCTGCAGCAGTCGGTGATGTCGATCCGCATGATGCCGATGGATTACGTCTTTAGCCGCTTCCCGCGCCTGGTGCATGACCTCGGTAGCCGTCTGAAGAAAGACGTGGCGCTGACGCTTAAAGGCGGTTCGGCCGAACTGGATAAGAGCCTGATCGAACGCATTATCGATCCGCTGACGCACCTGGTACGCAACAGCCTCGATCACGGCATCGAAGAGAAAGAGGAGCGCCTGCGTAAAGGTAAAAGCGCGACCGGTAATCTGACGCTCTCGGCAGAACATCACGGCGGCAATATCGTGATTGAGGTGATCGACGACGGGGCGGGCCTGCCGCGCGACAAGCTGCTGGCGAAAGCGCGCGCGCGCGGCACGCAGATTAGCGACTCCGCGCCGGATGAAGAGGTATGGATGCTGATTTTCGCCGCCGGATTCTCCACTGCCGAGAACGTTACCGACGTTTCCGGGCGCGGCGTCGGCATGGACGTGGTACGGCGCAATATCCTGGCAATGGGCGGCCACGTTGAGGTGCACTCGGTACGCGACAAGGGCACGACCATCCGCATTCTGCTGCCGCTCACCCTGGCGATCCTCGACGGTATGTCGGTCAAAGTCGGCGACGAGATTTACGTGCTGCCGCTCAACGTGGTGATGGAGTCGCTCAAGCCGAGCGACGATATGCTGTATCAGTTTGTCGGCAATTCCCGGCTGGTGCAGGTGCGCGGTGAATATTTGCCGTTAATCGAGCTGCGCCAGGCCTTTGCCGTACCGGGCGAAGCCAGCGGCGATGACGGCATTATCGTGATCGTGCAGAGCGGCGGCTGCCGTTACGCCCTGTGGGTTGACCAGCTGATTGGTCAGCATCAGGTGGTAGTGAAAAATCTTGAGCACAACTATCGCAAAGTTCCGGGCATCTCCGCCGCCACCATCCTCGGCGATGGCAGCGTAGCGTTGATTCTCGATGTTATTGAGCTGGCGGGGCTGCGTGACCTGCCCGCTGCGCAGAAAGGGGTAAATCAATAA
- a CDS encoding DUF2778 domain-containing protein — translation MDYNNLTHHGYVAKFHCYGIGTFDVFSGKPGYINKPECSYIINSSLPPGQYWIVDRPAGGISNRLRGTALDWWNGTDHSSWLGIYSSQTMSDHLFVNGVERGGFRIHPLRPNGEGESWGCITFFSLFDFNLFRSAVLNQKKFKVPGKSALMAYGRIDVTGSTNFGSCILPQ, via the coding sequence ATGGATTACAACAATCTGACTCATCATGGATACGTTGCGAAATTTCACTGCTACGGAATTGGAACGTTTGACGTTTTTTCTGGAAAACCTGGTTACATTAACAAACCTGAATGCTCATACATAATAAATTCCAGTCTTCCTCCGGGGCAATATTGGATTGTTGATAGACCTGCGGGTGGAATATCAAATCGTTTAAGAGGTACAGCTCTTGATTGGTGGAACGGCACCGACCATTCATCTTGGCTTGGAATCTATAGTTCTCAGACAATGTCAGATCATCTCTTCGTCAATGGTGTTGAACGTGGTGGGTTCAGGATTCATCCTTTAAGGCCTAATGGCGAAGGCGAATCATGGGGTTGCATTACCTTTTTTAGCCTTTTCGATTTTAACTTATTCCGAAGCGCTGTTCTTAATCAAAAAAAATTCAAAGTTCCGGGGAAATCTGCTTTAATGGCTTATGGCCGTATTGATGTCACAGGGAGTACTAATTTTGGCTCATGCATCCTTCCGCAGTAG